The Acidobacteriota bacterium DNA window CTGCATCACCTGGTACAACTCCTCCAAAATCTTTTAAAAGAGCTTCTTCACTCGGAGCAGGACCAGCAACAACAAGTTTCCATTCAAGAAGGGCTGTGCTTTTTATTATGGCTTTCACCCTGTCAGGATCGCTTACACCTGGAAGCTGAACGAGAATTCTTTCTCCTCCCATTCCCTGTCTCTGAATTACTGGCTCTGCCACTCCAAATTCATCTACTCTATTCCTTATTGTTTCAATTGCCTGGGAGACAGATTGATCCCTTATTTGAGTTGCTATATTCAGTCTCATCGATAATCTCACAACATTACTAAAAATCGAATAATCCCAATCTATAAAATACTGGTCAAGGATATTTTTAATTTCATCTTCCTGAGAGGAGTCAATTCCCTCGATTTCGAATGAACTTACCCCTAATTTTTTTATCGAAGAATATTTAATTATTTTCTCCTTGAAAAGATCCTGAATCCTAAGAATTTGATGATCGGTTTCCATATTAAGGGCATCATTAGTTTCCACTTTCAGGACTAAATGCATTCCTCCTTTTAAATCCAGGCCAAGTTTTATTTTTTGTTTTGGAGGAAAAGTCAAAAATCCTGTTCCGATTACTACAATAGCTATCAAAATCCATTTCCACATTAAATCTTTCTTCATCTCAAGGAATCATTGTTAGAAATGATAAATCATCAAAAAAGTAATTTATTTATGTTCTTTTCCTAAAACTCCGGAAATAGCATTTTTTGCTATATCTATTTTTACATTCGTTGCTATTCGAAGCTCTATCTTATCTTCATGAACGCCCATAACAACACCATAAATTCCACCTGTTGTAATTACTTTATCGCCAGGCTTTAGACTTCCTATCATCTGCTGGTGTTTTTTCTGTCTTTTCCTTGCTGGTAAAATCAAAAGTAGATAGAAAACTATAAAGACTAAAATAAAAGGAAGTAAGCCTGCTAAAACACTACCAGAAGGTTGAGAAGACTTTTGCTGTGCGAAAAGAAACAAACTCATTAAATCATCTCTTTCTTCAAATTTAATGTATTACTCTTCAGTTCTTCAAAAGAACCGAGTAAAATACTTTGCCTAATTTTTTTAATAATGTCAAGATAAAATTGAATGTTATGTATCGTATTCAGAATAGAAGAATTTATTTCATTACTGACATACAGGTGCCTTAAATAGGCTTTTGAATAATTTCTGCAGGTATAACAATTACAATTTGGATCCAATGGAGATTCATCATCATAATATCTTTTCTGTTTAATTATGACCTTTCCCAGAGATGTGAAAATGGTACCAGTCCTTGCATTCCTTGTGGGAAGTACACAATCAAATACATCAACTCCTCTTTCAACAGCTTCGAATAAATCTTCAGGGGTCCCTGAACCCATCAAGTATTTTGGTTTTTCTTCGGGAAGGATTTCATTCATAACTTCAATCATTTCAAGCATCTTCTCTTTAGGCTCTCCGATACTCATCCCGCCGAGTCCATAGCCATCAAAATCCATTTCTTTTAATTTCTCTGCACAATACTCTCTTAAATTTCTGTATGTACCTCCCTGAACAATGCCGAAAATGGCTTGATTCTTATTCCATCTCTTAAAAGCCTCCATAGAACGCTCTGCCCATTTTACCGTCAATTCAGTGGAGTATTTAACTTCCTCATAGGGAGAGATGTAAGGAACAAAATAATCAAGAACCATCATGATGTCCGAGTTGAGCACACTTTGAATTTCTACAACTTTTTCAGGAGAAAAATGGAATTTTGATCCATCCAGATGGGATGAAAAGTATACGCCTTCCCCCTCTACTTTAGCAAGTTTAGAAATGCTGTAAATCTGGAAACCACCGCTATCCGTCAATATTGGTTTTCTCCATGAAATAAATTCATGGAGCCCTCCAAATTTCTCGATGACTTCTAATCCCGGTCTTAAATATACATGATATGTATTTGAGAGAATCATATCAGCTCCCAATTCTTCAAGTTCTCTATGTGTTAGCGCTTTTACAGCACCCTGGGATGCCACAGGAAGAAAACATGGAGTATTTACATCGCCCATCTTTGTTTTTATTATTCCAGTCCTTGCCTTTGAATCTTTTAATTCTGAAAGGATTTTAAAAGAATAGAACATATTAACTTTAACCCAATTTACCCAATATCATAGGCTCAACTTTGGGGCTTCGCCCCAAACCCAATATTTCATTTTACCTCAAAGCATTTTTAAATAATAAGGATTTTCCTTCTTTATCAATATAAACCTGAATTACCCTATGTAATTCAGGTTTAAGAATGAGAAAATCTGATATAAATCACATCTCCATCTTTTACTATGCAGTCCTTACCTTCCAGTCTAACAGCTCCTTTATTCTTTGCATTCTGAATTGATCCATGATTTAACAACTCTTCGTATGGGATAATTTCAGCTTTTATAAAACCTTTCTCAAGGTCAGAATGAATTACTCCTGCAGCTTTATTGACTGTCATCCCTTTCCTCAGAGGCCACAATCTAACTTCATCCTTCCCGATGGTAAAAAAAGAAATAATGTGGAGAACCTCAAGAGAGGCTTTTATGATTTTTCGACTTGTAAATTCTTTTAGACCCCACTCTTCCATAAAAGAAAGCCTCAAATCTTCCTCAAGTTCCATTATTTCTTCTTCGATTTTTCCACAGAAATTAATAGCAACTGCATTATCCTGTTTTTCAAAATATTTCAATGAATCATATAGTTCAGAAATATTTTTTTCATCAAGATTAATCGCATAAATAATCGGCTTTCTGGAAAAAAATCCAAATCCTTTTATAATCTTTTCTTCTTCTCCATCCAATGTCACATTTCTTAATGGATAATCCTCATCAAGGGCAATTTTCAGTTTATGGAGTATCTTCAATTCTCTTTCTCTATTGATATCTTTAACCTTTTTCAACTCTTTCTCGATTCTTTCTGTAGAGGATTCGATCGCAATCATGTCTACAAGTCTTAACTCTTCTTCAATCTCATAAATTTCTTTTTGAGGGTTTATCTCCTGCCTGAAATAGGGAACCGATGGACTTGAAAAAGCCCTGATTACAAATATCAAAGCGTCAAATTCTCTAAAATTTTCAAGATATACTGTATTTTTAACTTCCCCGAAAGAAAACCCAGTCAGGTCTCCATAATCTATATGGAAACTTACTTTGTTCTTTTCAGGATAAAGGGATGAGAGATTGTCGAGCCTTTTATCTTCTATTTTTGCTGAACCAATCCTTATCTCTTTTGTTCCTTTATGCTCCTCTACTCTCTTCGAAACAGTCAAGAGATTCCACAGGCAAGTTTTGCCAACTTTTGGATATCCGAGGATCCCTATCTTCATTTCAAAAATTTATAAATTTCTTCCACCGCTATTTTTGAAGCATTTTCATATCCTAATTTCTCTTTTATTTCCCTAAAATGAGTTTTCATTTCTTCTATTTTATCTTGAGATCTAAGAATTTTTAGAGCCTCGTTATAGATATTTCCTGGAGTTAATCTCGTTTGTATC harbors:
- a CDS encoding DUF933 domain-containing protein — protein: MKIGILGYPKVGKTCLWNLLTVSKRVEEHKGTKEIRIGSAKIEDKRLDNLSSLYPEKNKVSFHIDYGDLTGFSFGEVKNTVYLENFREFDALIFVIRAFSSPSVPYFRQEINPQKEIYEIEEELRLVDMIAIESSTERIEKELKKVKDINRERELKILHKLKIALDEDYPLRNVTLDGEEEKIIKGFGFFSRKPIIYAINLDEKNISELYDSLKYFEKQDNAVAINFCGKIEEEIMELEEDLRLSFMEEWGLKEFTSRKIIKASLEVLHIISFFTIGKDEVRLWPLRKGMTVNKAAGVIHSDLEKGFIKAEIIPYEELLNHGSIQNAKNKGAVRLEGKDCIVKDGDVIYIRFSHS
- the yajC gene encoding preprotein translocase subunit YajC, with the protein product MSLFLFAQQKSSQPSGSVLAGLLPFILVFIVFYLLLILPARKRQKKHQQMIGSLKPGDKVITTGGIYGVVMGVHEDKIELRIATNVKIDIAKNAISGVLGKEHK
- the tgt gene encoding tRNA guanosine(34) transglycosylase Tgt, yielding MFYSFKILSELKDSKARTGIIKTKMGDVNTPCFLPVASQGAVKALTHRELEELGADMILSNTYHVYLRPGLEVIEKFGGLHEFISWRKPILTDSGGFQIYSISKLAKVEGEGVYFSSHLDGSKFHFSPEKVVEIQSVLNSDIMMVLDYFVPYISPYEEVKYSTELTVKWAERSMEAFKRWNKNQAIFGIVQGGTYRNLREYCAEKLKEMDFDGYGLGGMSIGEPKEKMLEMIEVMNEILPEEKPKYLMGSGTPEDLFEAVERGVDVFDCVLPTRNARTGTIFTSLGKVIIKQKRYYDDESPLDPNCNCYTCRNYSKAYLRHLYVSNEINSSILNTIHNIQFYLDIIKKIRQSILLGSFEELKSNTLNLKKEMI